DNA sequence from the Halocalculus aciditolerans genome:
ACCTGGACCGTCACGAAGTCCGGCTCCTCGCCCGCGTCGAGTTCCGCGGGTTCGAGGAGCTTCGCCCACGCCAGCGCGATACGGCCGTACTCGCGGGGAACGAAGAGCCGGCAGACGAACGACGTCGCCTCGTTCCGGCCGACGCGCCGGTCGAGACACACCACGTCGTTCTCCGCGTTCTCCACCCACTCCAGCCCCTCGGTGAGGACGGCGTAGTCGGTGTCGTCGAAGTCGTCCGTGACCGCGTCCCTCGTCGCAGCGGAACTGCGCGAGCGGAAGTCGCTGACGTACGAGGGCGACCCGTACTCCGTCGTCGTCTCCAGGTGCTCGGAGTACGCGCGGAGTTCGTCCAGCGTCGGATTGTACGTCACGTGTGCCGCGTCCCGCGGGTCCGGGAACGCGGCGACCGAGAGCTGCCGCCGGGCGTCTGTCGCCATTAAGTAATAGAATCCGACGAACGGCCATAAAGTCACGGTTCCCGCCCGCTGCCCCGCGAAAACTTTTTTCAGGTTCGAGTTAGTTCACCGAACGTCTCGGGCCTCCGGACTTTTACCCGTGCAGTCATAAGGAGAACGTAATGTTCTCCGCGATGCGCCGCCGCGCCGCCGCGCTCATCGTCGCGGCCACCGGCGGTCTCCTTCTCCTCTTCCCCCTCTTCGACATCTGGGACGACGTCGCGAACCCGCCGATAAAGCCGCTGTGGACGACGCTCGCCGAGAACGCCATCGGCGTGCTCCTCGCCGGCCTCCTCTTCGCCGGCGGCCTCTGGCTCTACCGCCGCGACTGGGAGGACGCCTACGTCACCGACGCCGCCCTCTGGGTCGTCGCCATCGTCGCCGCCCACGGCCTCGTCATGGTCTGGATCGTCGGCATCCAACGCTACCTCCAACACGACCTCAAACCCTACATCATCGCGCTCGACGCCGTCGTCCTCAGCGCCGACACCGCGCTCGCCATCGGCGTCTACGACGCCCGGAACCGACGGAAACGGGACGAGCTCTCCCGCGAACGCGACCGCCTCGACGCCCTCTACGAGAACTCCGTCGACCCGCTCGCCACCGTCAGATTCGCCGACGCCCCCGTCGTCGTCGCCGCGAACGACGCCTTCACCGACCGCTTCGGCGACCGCGTCGACCGCGTCCTCGACGCCGTCCCCGACAGCCAGCGCGGCGACACCCTCCGCGAGACCTTCGAAACCGCCAGCACCGTCGAGTACGAGTGGGCGGGCGTCGACGGCGACCGCGACTACCTCGTCACCGTCACCCCCATGCCCGAAGGGGACGACCCGCGAGCGCACGTCCGCGTCGCCGACATCACCGAACAACAACGCCTCGCCCGCGAAGAAGAAGCCCGGGAACGCGTCGAACACCTCCACCGCGTCGCCGTCGACCTCGCCGCCGTCGCCGACGAAGCCAGCGCGTTCGAACGCACCCTCAACGCCCTCCGCTCCACCGTCGCCTTCGACGCCGCCTGCGTCGTCGTCGACGGCGACCTCGTCGCCGGCCGCTCCACCACCGACGTCCTCGACCGCGACGCCATCGAATCCGTCCAACCCGACGCCGTCCCCGGCGACGGCGGCGCACTCACACACACCACCGCCGACGGCCGCACCGTCCTCACCGTCCCCATCGGCGACGACGCCGTCATCCAAGCCGGCGTCGACGGCGACATCACGGACTCACAGGTCACCGCCGCCGAACTCCTCGGCACCCACCTCCGCGAAGCCAGACGCCGCCTCGCCCGCGAAGACCGCCTCCGCGAACAGCGCGAACGCCTCGAACTCCTCAACCGCACCTTCCGCCACGACCTCCTCAACGACGTCAACGTCGTCGACGCCCGCGTCACTATCCTCGACGACCACGTCGACGCCGACGGCCAACCCCACCTCCACACCGTCGCCCAACGAACCGACGAGATGCACGACCGCATCCAGACCATGCGCTCGCTCATGCAGGCCGTCGAAGACGACGACCACGAACTCACCGCCGTCCCCCTCGCCCCCACGGTCAAAACCCAAGTCAGCGCCGCCCGCGACGAACACCCCGACGCCGCCTTCGAAATCGACACCCCCCTCCCCGACGTCGACGTCCGCGCCGACGACCTCCTCGGCGACGTCATCGAGAACCTCCTCTCGAACGCCGTCGAGCACAACGACACCGACCCCGCACACGTCGACGTCTCCGCCACCCACCACACCGACACCGTCGCCCTCACCGTCGCCGACAACGGTCCCGGCGTCCACCCCGACCGCCGCGACGCCGTCTTCGACCTCGGCGAACGCGGCGACCGCAGCCACGGCACCGGCGTCGGCCTCCACATCTGCCAGCGCATCGTCGACTCCTACGGCGGCCACATCGACGTCACCGACGCCGACGACCTCGGCGGCGCTGCCTTCACCATCCACCTCCCCACCGCCAGCTAAGCACTCCTCACGGCTTGCTTCGCTCTCCGCTCGCACTTCCCGCGGTTCTCACTCGCACCGTCGGCGCTCGCTCCGAACCGCGCGGGTCGCGCGAACGCCAGGGAGTGCGAGCAGCACGTCGCGGAACGCGACGGAACGAGCGAGCGCCGCAGGCGCGAGCCGGAGGAATTCGTTCCGGCCGTGCTCACGGCTCCCTGCGGTCGCCGTTCGCTCGTTCCGTGGGTCTCGCCCCTCGCTCACTCCGTTCGCTCGTCGCTCCGACCCACGTGCACGACACTCTCCAGGTACTCTTCGAGCGTCTGTCGGCCGTCGTCGATGGCGTCGGGTTCGTCGAGGGTGACGTAGCGGGCGCGCGCGCCGTCGACGATGGTGAGGCAGGCGGTGGCGACGTGTTCGGGGTCGACGTCGCGGAAGACGCCCTGTTCGATGCCGTCCTCGACGACGGTGCGGAGGAGCGCGCGGATGTACTCGTTGTTCTGTTTGAACTGCTCGCGGAGGTCGGCGTCGTAGGGGGCTTGCGCGCGGAGTTCGATGACGGCGACGACGAGGTCCCGGTACTCGGGGTCGTCGCGGAGGAACTGCCCGGCGAGGTCGTGGAGGCGCGCGGCCGGCTCGACGGTCTCTACCTCCTCGACGTGCTCGACGAAGCGGTCGAGGAGGTATTCGAGGAACGCGACCATGAGTCCCTCCTTCGTGTCGTAGTGGTAGTGAATCGCGGCCGTCGTCTTTCCGTACTCGTCGGCGATGGCCTGCATCGTCAGCGAGGCGTAGCCGTGTTCGCAGAGCGCGCGGTACGTCGCCGCCATAATCTCGCTCTCCGTCTCCGTGCGCTCTGCGGTCTCCGGGGGCTCCGGCGACTCCACCATACGCGCCACTCGGCCGGTTCGCCGGATAGGTGTTCCGACTACCCGCGTGGCAAACGTTCAAACGGCTTCTCCCCGTCCCTTCGAGTATGTCCGAGACACCGCGGCGCGACCGGCCGTACGGCGACATCGTCGTCCCCACCGACGGGAGCGACGTCTCGACGAACGCCATCAGTGAAGCCCTCACGCTCGCCGAACTCGCCGGCGGGACGATTCACGCCGTCTTCGTCCTCGACCCGAGCGTCGTCGCCGGCGGGCCGCTCGAAGACCTCACGCTCGATACGAGCCTCGACGCCGTGCTCGACGAACTCGAACACGAAGGCGAACACGCGCTCGCGGAACTCGAGCGCGCCGCCGAGACCGAGGGCGTCGACGTCACCACGACCGTCCGCGAAGGCACGCCATCCGTCCAGATCGTCGAGCACGCCGACGACGTTGACGCCGACGTGGTCGTCATGGGGACGCACGGCCGCAAAGGCGTGAGCCGCGCACTCCTCGGCAGCACCGCCGAGAAAGTCATTCGGAACGCCGACACGCCCGTGATGACGATTCGGAAACCCTGACTACTCGCTCGGGCCGTCGAGGTCCTCGGGCGCTAGCTCCCGGAACGTCTCGTTCCCGCAGTCGCACGCGCCGTCCGCCGTGAGCCGCTGGAACGCCCCGTCGCCGCGCACGCGGAGCGTGTAGACGGCTCCGCACGCCTCGCACTGCCCGAGCGTCGTCTCCGGTCCCGGCCCGCCCATGCCACCGGTACGCAACCGGGTCGATATACCGATATCGATGTGCTCGAACCCCGACAGTCGTACACAGGGATACTTTCTCCGGACACGGTGGTGTCCTGGGCCGCCGTCGCCGCGACCGACTCTTCCCGCTATCATCACCACTCGCCTTTCCGCCTTCGGCACGTTCAACCGCCTGCGCGAACCACCGAGAAGTATGCCTCGGCTGCTCTCCGGCGTCCGCGGCGACGGCCGCGGCCGCGTCCTCGCCTTCGTCGCCGCCGGCTGGTTCCTCACGCTCGGCCTCCGCTACGTCGTTCCCGCACTTCTCCCCGCCGTCAAAGACGCCTTCTCCCTCGGCAACGCCGGTGCCGGCCTCGCCGTCACCATCGTCTGGGCGTTCTACGCCGTCATGCAGTTCCCCGCCGGCGGCCTCGTCGACCGCGTCGGCGAACGCCGCCTCCTCGCCGTCAGCCTCGTCGCCGCCGCCGGCAGCCTCGCCGTCCTCGCCGCCGCCCCCTCCTTCTTCACTTTCCTCGTCGGCTGCGCCGTCTTCGGCCTCGCCACCGGCATCTACGGGCCGCCCCGCGGCACCGTCCTCTCCCGCACCTTCCCCGGCAACGACGGCACCGCCTTCGGCATCACGCTCGCCACCGGCAGCGTCGGCTCCGCCATCCTCCCCCTCCTCACCGGCGTCTTCGTCGGCTCCCTCGGCTGGCGAACCACCCTCCTCACCGCCATCCCGCTCTTCTGCCTCGTCGCCGTCGGCACCTGGCGCGTCGTCCCCGCCCGCGCGTCCACTCCCGACGCCGACACCGACCGCTCCTACGCCGCCGTCGCCCGCGACGCCGCCGCCGCCGTCCGCACCCGCCGCGTCGCCGCCCCCGTCGCCGCCGTCACCTTCCTCCTCTTCGGCCTCCAGGGCTTCACCGCCTTCGTCCCCACCTACCTCGTCGACGTCCGCGGCTACCCTTCCAGCACCGCCGCCGCCGTCTTCGCGCTCTTCTTCGTCGTCGGCGCAATCAGCCAGTTCGCCGCCGGCGCGCTCGCCGACCGCTTCGGGAAACGCGCCGTCCTCATCGCCGTCACCACCGCCGCCGTCGTCCCCCTCGCCGCCCTCCCCTACACGCACGGCCTCCTCCCCGTCGCCGCCGCCGTCGGCCTCGCCGGCGTCCGCCTCGCCATGGCCCCGCTCTCCAACGCCTACATCATCGACAGCCTCCCCGAGAACGTCCAAGGCCTGACCTGGGGCGGCCTCCGCACCGGCTTCTTCGTCCTCTCCGCCACCGGCTCCCTCTTCGTCGGCGCGCTCGGCGACCGCGGCCTCTTCGACGCCTCCTTCCTCGTCCTCGCCGCCCTCACCGCCGTCGGCGCGCTCTGCTACCTCGCGCTCCCCGACCGCTGACACCCACCGCCCTCGAAAACGCCGCCGCTCTCCACCTGGTCGCTCTCGCAGAACGACCCGCATCCGTGACTGCCCGGTCTGTCGAACTAGGCCACGTCGGTACCTCGCTAGCCGGTGTCGCGATCGGGGCAGACCGCAGTTCGGGCGTGTCGGGAGAGGGACCCCAGTCCGCTCAGTTCGACTCCCCGAACGCCGCGTCCAGCGCCTCGTCCCAGCTCCCGAAGAACTCGACGACCTGACTGATGCCGTGCTCGCCGTAGCGCGCGAACTGCTGGCGCGACGGCAGCGTCCCGAGCTCCTCGCCGACCGACGCGATGTCGTCCGCGAAGAGCTCTCCTCGGTCGATGCCGGCCTCGTCGAGCGCGTCTTCGAGCGACCCGAAGACGACCTCGTAGCTGAGCAGGGATTCGCTCCCGCCGACGACGACGTCGTCGCGCGACGGCACGGCCGCCTTCTCCTCTTTCAACGCGCGAAGCTCGTCAATCATCCGCTCGCGCTTCGCCGCGTCCTCCCCGTCGTCGGCCTCCGCGTCCGCGGTCTCGGATTCAGACGCCGCGTCCGTCTCCTCGGCCGTCGCCGCGGTCGTCCCGCCGTCCGACACGGGGTCGGGCTCGTCGGCGACGTCGATGGGCACCGAGTCTTCCGCGGGCGCGTCCGTCGACGGTCGCGCACCCGACGGCTCCGGATGCACCGGCTCCTCCTCGACCGAAATCTCCGCTGACTCGGGCTCCGCGGTTTCGATTTCGACCTCGGTCGTCGGCTCTGCTGCGGACGCCGACGTCGGCTCTGCGTCCGTCGCCGGCTCCGCGGTCGGTTCGGGCTCGGCCGTCGACTCCTCTTCCGCGGACGGTTCGTCGGCGCTGGTGCGCGCGGTGTGCCACTCGTTGAGGCGGTCCCGTGCGGCGTCCCACTCGCCGAAGAACCGCTCGTACATGTTCGCGCTGTACTGGCCGTGCCGGCTCATCTCCAGCTTCGACGGGAGGTGGCCGAGCGCGTCCGTCACGCGCTGGAGCTCGCCGAGCAGGCGAGCCTCCTTGTCGACGTCCGCGGCGGCGAGCGCGTCGTCCCACGACCCGAACGTCGCGATGTAGTCCTGTGCGCTGTACGCGCCCTGATCGCGGAGGTCGTGCGCGCGGAGGAGTTCCCCGCGCCCGTCCTGGAGGTCGCGGAGCTCGTCCAGCATCGCCGCTTCCTCCTCGCTCCACGGGCTCTCCTCCACCGCGTCCGGCTCGGAACTGGACTCTGCCTCGCCTCCGCGCTCGGCGTCGACGGCCGGTTCGGATTCGACTGTCGACGCGGATTCGGCGTCGACTGCCGGCTCCTCGGCCTCGGTTGGCCGCTCGGCGTCCGCGGGTTCGTCGGGCATCGCCTCGGGGAGCGCGTCGACGTCGGGGAGGGCGGCGAGGCGCTGGGTGATTTCCTCGCCGCGCGGGAGCGCGCCGTCGTCGCCGAACGCCGTACAGGGGAGGCAGACGGACTCGTGGCCGTCGGGCGTCTCGATGTCGAAGGCGGCCGGGCGGTCGTCGCAGCGCACGCAGCCCTCGTCGGTCGGCTCGGCGGCCTGCGGGAGCATGTTCACGTACTCCGCGTAGTGGTCGCGCGCTCCCTGGAGGGCGTCGAGGGCGGCGTCGAGGTCGCCGTCGTCCATCGCGACCTCGTAGCGGTCGTGGGCTTCGCGGGCGTCTTCGAGCGTGCCGAGCAGGCCTTCGAAGTCGTCGACGCCGACGAGCTGCGCCTGCTGCTCGCGGAGGGTTTCGCGCTCGCTGGCGACCGTCTTCGTGAACGCGTCCGCGGGGTCGAGTTTGTCCATCGCGTCTTCGAGCGCCGCTTCGGCTTCGTCGTGGAACGCGGGGATGGACTCGTACTCGCCGGCGCGGACCGCCTCGTGCACCTTATCGAGGGCCGCGTCAGTCTCTTCGAGGTGTTCGGCGGCGGCCTTCGCGCGGGAGAGACGGTGTGCGTCCGCTTCGAGGTCGGCGGAGAGCTCCTCGGCGCGTTCGCGGACGGCGGAGCCGTTCGGTGCGAGTTCGAGGACCTGCGTGACGGCGTAGGAGGCGTCGGTCAGGTCGACCTCCGCGCGCTCGAGGTCGCGTTCCTCGCGGCGTTCGCGGCTGGCTTCGCGCTGCTCGAACGCCTCGTCGAGGTAGTGTTCCGCGATCTGCTCGCCGACGTACGCGCGGACCGCGGGGACGGTGTTCCGCTGGTCGGTCTCGAACGTGATGGAGGCGTGTTCGCCGCGCACGGTGACCTCGGCGGTCTTCGACACCATCTTCCGCCGCGTCTCGGCGTCGACGGCGGTGAGTTCGCTGTACGGAATGGTGATGACGGCGTCGCCGTCGGGGCCGCCGGCGACGCAGAGAACGCGGTCGTCGGTCGCGACGACGAACGTCGCGTAGTTGCCGGTGGTGTGTTCGACGCGTTCGCCGGCGCGCTCGATGGCGGGCGCGCTGGACGCTTCGAGGACGTAGTGCGGGAGCTCGTCCTCGTCGAGGTACTCGTGGAGCGGCCGGTCGCAGAGGCCGGCGTCGGCTCGCACGCCGCCCGGGCCGGTGCGATTCAGCAGGGACGGGCTGTAGTCCCCGCGAGACCGCATGTAGGTTGATAGTAAGTTCATGGGTGGGGTCCCTCGTCTCACTTCCCTGTTTGGCTTCTCCCATTAAATATTTTACCGCCAAGAAATTTGAAAATAAATGCGCTTCGCGGGGGCGGCCATGCGGTCTTCGATTCGACCTCCGACTGCGAGAACCCGCGCAGAGGACGCGAACGCCGTCAGTTGGCGACGTGCGAGCCGCCGTCGACTCTCGTCACTTCGATATCGTGCTCCGTCACGAGCGGGTCGTCCGCGTCCGCTGTCTCCCTCGACTCGAACGTCGACGCCTCGGTGCGCTCCGTCGAGTCGACGCATTCGAAGACCGCGCCGTTCTCACCGACGACGACGTCGGGGTAGCCGAGTTCGACGTCG
Encoded proteins:
- a CDS encoding sensor histidine kinase → MFSAMRRRAAALIVAATGGLLLLFPLFDIWDDVANPPIKPLWTTLAENAIGVLLAGLLFAGGLWLYRRDWEDAYVTDAALWVVAIVAAHGLVMVWIVGIQRYLQHDLKPYIIALDAVVLSADTALAIGVYDARNRRKRDELSRERDRLDALYENSVDPLATVRFADAPVVVAANDAFTDRFGDRVDRVLDAVPDSQRGDTLRETFETASTVEYEWAGVDGDRDYLVTVTPMPEGDDPRAHVRVADITEQQRLAREEEARERVEHLHRVAVDLAAVADEASAFERTLNALRSTVAFDAACVVVDGDLVAGRSTTDVLDRDAIESVQPDAVPGDGGALTHTTADGRTVLTVPIGDDAVIQAGVDGDITDSQVTAAELLGTHLREARRRLAREDRLREQRERLELLNRTFRHDLLNDVNVVDARVTILDDHVDADGQPHLHTVAQRTDEMHDRIQTMRSLMQAVEDDDHELTAVPLAPTVKTQVSAARDEHPDAAFEIDTPLPDVDVRADDLLGDVIENLLSNAVEHNDTDPAHVDVSATHHTDTVALTVADNGPGVHPDRRDAVFDLGERGDRSHGTGVGLHICQRIVDSYGGHIDVTDADDLGGAAFTIHLPTAS
- a CDS encoding TetR/AcrR family transcriptional regulator — translated: MVESPEPPETAERTETESEIMAATYRALCEHGYASLTMQAIADEYGKTTAAIHYHYDTKEGLMVAFLEYLLDRFVEHVEEVETVEPAARLHDLAGQFLRDDPEYRDLVVAVIELRAQAPYDADLREQFKQNNEYIRALLRTVVEDGIEQGVFRDVDPEHVATACLTIVDGARARYVTLDEPDAIDDGRQTLEEYLESVVHVGRSDERTE
- a CDS encoding universal stress protein; this encodes MSETPRRDRPYGDIVVPTDGSDVSTNAISEALTLAELAGGTIHAVFVLDPSVVAGGPLEDLTLDTSLDAVLDELEHEGEHALAELERAAETEGVDVTTTVREGTPSVQIVEHADDVDADVVVMGTHGRKGVSRALLGSTAEKVIRNADTPVMTIRKP
- a CDS encoding MFS transporter; translation: MPRLLSGVRGDGRGRVLAFVAAGWFLTLGLRYVVPALLPAVKDAFSLGNAGAGLAVTIVWAFYAVMQFPAGGLVDRVGERRLLAVSLVAAAGSLAVLAAAPSFFTFLVGCAVFGLATGIYGPPRGTVLSRTFPGNDGTAFGITLATGSVGSAILPLLTGVFVGSLGWRTTLLTAIPLFCLVAVGTWRVVPARASTPDADTDRSYAAVARDAAAAVRTRRVAAPVAAVTFLLFGLQGFTAFVPTYLVDVRGYPSSTAAAVFALFFVVGAISQFAAGALADRFGKRAVLIAVTTAAVVPLAALPYTHGLLPVAAAVGLAGVRLAMAPLSNAYIIDSLPENVQGLTWGGLRTGFFVLSATGSLFVGALGDRGLFDASFLVLAALTAVGALCYLALPDR
- a CDS encoding homing endonuclease associated repeat-containing protein gives rise to the protein MNLLSTYMRSRGDYSPSLLNRTGPGGVRADAGLCDRPLHEYLDEDELPHYVLEASSAPAIERAGERVEHTTGNYATFVVATDDRVLCVAGGPDGDAVITIPYSELTAVDAETRRKMVSKTAEVTVRGEHASITFETDQRNTVPAVRAYVGEQIAEHYLDEAFEQREASRERREERDLERAEVDLTDASYAVTQVLELAPNGSAVRERAEELSADLEADAHRLSRAKAAAEHLEETDAALDKVHEAVRAGEYESIPAFHDEAEAALEDAMDKLDPADAFTKTVASERETLREQQAQLVGVDDFEGLLGTLEDAREAHDRYEVAMDDGDLDAALDALQGARDHYAEYVNMLPQAAEPTDEGCVRCDDRPAAFDIETPDGHESVCLPCTAFGDDGALPRGEEITQRLAALPDVDALPEAMPDEPADAERPTEAEEPAVDAESASTVESEPAVDAERGGEAESSSEPDAVEESPWSEEEAAMLDELRDLQDGRGELLRAHDLRDQGAYSAQDYIATFGSWDDALAAADVDKEARLLGELQRVTDALGHLPSKLEMSRHGQYSANMYERFFGEWDAARDRLNEWHTARTSADEPSAEEESTAEPEPTAEPATDAEPTSASAAEPTTEVEIETAEPESAEISVEEEPVHPEPSGARPSTDAPAEDSVPIDVADEPDPVSDGGTTAATAEETDAASESETADAEADDGEDAAKRERMIDELRALKEEKAAVPSRDDVVVGGSESLLSYEVVFGSLEDALDEAGIDRGELFADDIASVGEELGTLPSRQQFARYGEHGISQVVEFFGSWDEALDAAFGESN